The segment CTGGATATCGATGTCATCATTCTCAGTTCTACCGTTGGCTTAATTTGTTGTGTAACTAAATAGCAATGCATTTCCAGTGACGTTGAAGACTTGCTAGGAGTTACGATAACCAACTTGTATTCTACGAAAAACCTAGGtcagtacatatatatatatatatatatatatataggtgatAATATGTAAAGAATCCTTATAGTCTGGGGATATTACACagagtaatatatatatatatatatatatatatatatatatatatatatatatatatatatatatatgcacccTCTTTTAAACTCATAGGAGATCAACCATACCGAGTTTAGAGAGATAGAACCTGTGTTGAGCTGTACTCTGTGTCTTCATAAAAAAATCAGCTAACTGAAGCTCAGAAGGAACATACTGAAGAGGAATCACCTCATCTTGTACATGTGTCCGTGTGTAAAAAGCATCAATACCAATATACTTAGTGAGCTCATGTTTCACCGGATTGCGAGCAATACTGATAGCGTATGTACTGTCTGAGTAAAGAGGAGTAGGTGCAggagaagaaacatcaaaatcCTCATGTACTACCATAACCAATTGAACTTCGCTGTCAACAACGACATGCTTCGCAACTTAGCCTCTGCACTAGAACAGGAAACTACAGTCTGATTTTTAATCTTCTAAGCAATGAGTGAACCACCAAAGAAAACGCAGTAGGTAAAAATAGACCGGTGATTAGAAAAATCACTAGCCAAAGTAACATCAAAGTAAGCATGAAGCTGTAAAGAGCTGGAGTGTGGAAAGCATAGATAATAGGAGATAGTCCCATGAAAATAGCGTAAAACACGTAGGAGATGACTATAATGGAGCTGAGTGAGAGCATAAACAAACTGATTAAGGATGTACACTGCATGAGAAATGTTAGGATAAGTGACACCACGGTAAACAAGACTCCCAACTAGATGGCGGTAGCGAGTGAGATCCATGAGAGGCTCAACATCAGTGGACCAAAGCTAAAGATTAAACTCCATTGGAGTCTCAACAGTGCGCTCATCAGTTAAAGAAGCATGATGAAGAATATTCTGAATATACTTCTCTTGTGACAGAAAGAAGCccttagaaatagaaaaaatcaatCCTAAGAAAGTAGCAAAGAGAAACGAGATCAGACATAAGAAATTTCTCATTAAGACAAGCCTTCACAAAAGTAATATACTTAGAATTATCTCCTATAATGATCATATCATTGACATATAAGAGAAGAAGAATCTGATCACGAGATGAAGTGTGAATAAAGAGTGCAAGATCATGAGCACTAGTAGAAAAACCAGCGGCAATGCTCACAAAAGAAAAGCGATCAAACCAGGCTTGAGGGCTTGCTTAAGGCCATATAGAGAGCGACAGAGATGACAAACTATGCCCTTAGGAATAGAATACCCTAGCGGTGGGTGCATGTAGACCTCCTCACGCAACTCACCATTAAGAAAGATATTCTTGACATTAAGCTAGAAGATAGACCACTAACGCACAGACGCAACAACAAGATTAGTGTGCACTGTGGTCATGTAGGCCACCAGAGCAAAAGTCTTATCATAATCACAACCATGCTCCTACTGGAAGCCACATGTGACAAGACGAGCTTTGTAGCGCTTAAGAGAACCATCAGAATGGATCTTAACTTTATAGACCCACTTGCACATGATAGGATGGacacgaggaggaggaagaggaagagagagccAACGGGAGGGAGGTGAAGCCAGTGATGGTAGGCATTGCTGTGCACGAGCAGAGAGCGCAAGAGCATGCGGCCCAGGCGACGTGGTCGTGTAGAATCGGCGAATCAGAGAAAACACCGACGGGATGATacactagatctagatctagatccagagaaagagagggagctAGCCGACAAGAGGGAGCCGGTAGCGGGTTAGATTGGATCAGGACGAGTTACGATGtctagaaaaagaaaacctaGCTGAGATACTATGTTAagaataacaacttgtattctAAAGGGGCCATATgctaatatatacatatgtacatgTGACAATATGAAAAAATCTCTTATAGTATGGAGATATTACACAcacatatagagagagagagcgtaTTTGTGCACCATGGTTGCAACTTGCAAAATTCGAAAGATACTTGCGTGAATGTTTTAAATTAGACTCACAATTTTCTTTGGAACCATTGAAGCATTTGAAGGGGGGAAGCACTGTTTACTTTTGTACTAAATGATTGAGattaatatagtaaaaataaagtTGAGTGTATTGGTTTACTTTCTGCACTGAATGTGATGAGGGACCATCTGCATGCCGACAGTGACGGCAATAGCTTCATCTCTCTGCAGCTTCTATCTATAACAAAATAGTATACTAAAATTATATTCATATTTCAGGATTGTACAAAAGACGTGCTTCAAGAAGTCATGGCAGAGTAGTCTACTCCATGCCAGACACAGGTAGAAGCTATCACTGCTTCAGACAAAATTGAGTCTAGTTTATTTACCtctatttcataaaaaaatctagTTACATTTATAAGCAAAGCACGTACGATTCCACATTGGATAAACTAAACTTCTAAATCCaccttaatatatatataaaagaatcTGAAGCACAAAACACGTTAATTACATCATGCTTACATGTCATATGGTCACACTTACAACTTACAAGACTTGCTTATTCCTGTTACTGTCTCTTATTCTTCTGACTTTTGATGGGACTGTCAGATCTACTATAAGTCTCTCTAACTAGATGGCAGTGGCTCATTCGGGAGTTTAACCAGTATGTATGCATTGTTCTTGTCTCATTTATGCATGCAACATATATATAGCTTTCTTCTAAAAGTAAGTTGCACCAACTAATTAACCTATCTAACTGACGTGTATCCGAGGGGCTATCATatgctcttcttctttctttgagCTAAAACATCATTGGAACTGAGCAGCAGCCATCGGAAAGATCCATCAGGTCGACGACCTGCTCGGCGGTCTCGTCCAACAGCCACTTCTCGATCGAAGACAGCGGCGCTGCCTGTgcctgctgttgctgctgctcggGCTCGTGGTAACTGCCGTGTTCCATCAACACTGGCTGTGGCAGCAGCACGTTGGCGAAGGCCGGTAGCGCACTACCGGGCATGTGTTCGAAGGACAGCAAAGGGTTGACCTCGGCGGCCGAGGGCTTGATGTCGGCAACGTCATTCTGCGGCGGGGAACTCTTCATGAACCCATTGAGCAGCTTGGATATATTGTCCATGCTGGAGGCGTACGACGACGAGGAGCTGGAGGCGtcgagggaggccggggcggcgaACGGCGACCGCCGAGCGATGAGCTGGGTTACCTCGGCTGGGTTACTGCCGGCTGCCCGGACGTTGCTGTCATTGGAGACGGCAGTAGTAGTGATCAAGTGGTGGTGGTGATTGACATGGTCGGCGGCTGTGGGCAGGGTGGTTGATAGATGAGAGGAGGGAGGTGGCGCGAAGATGGCGCCGATGGCTTGgtgcttcttgagcttcttcttgagGTGGGTATTCCAGTagttcttgatgtcgttgtccGTCCTCTGCGGGAGGTAAGACGCTATGGCCGCCCATCTGCGTGCATGCGTCCATGAATtcacatgcatcatgcatgcaaaaGGTTAATCACCATGACACCATGCCGTGTAAGAATTTGAGCATATAACAGGAGTACCTGTTGCCTAGCAAGGATTGGAGGTGGATGATGATGCCTTCCTCGTTGGGGGTGAAGTTTCCGCGCCTGATCCCAGGGCGGAGGTAGTTGGTCCAGCGGAGGCGGCAGCTCTTGCTGCACCGCATGAGGCCGGTGTTGATGGGCACCGACCTCCAGTTGCCGGGGCCGTGCTCCTGGATGTAGGAGACGAGGATGATGTCCTCCTCCGGCGTCCATGGACCCTTCTTGATCCCGACCTTGTCGCAGCACGGCGGCCTCCCCATCGTCCACGGCCCCGATCAGTCGAGAGCTCCTTTCGCTAGCTGCTGGGCTTGCTACCTTCTACTGGCGGTGCCGAAGTGTCTCATGAAGCGTGTGTGTGtggtgtatatataggaggaagGGTGAATGTGAGTGAGCTCCTTTTCACTTGATAATAGTTGATATCATCTAAGTAACCTACGAGAACCGGCCTGATAATTTCTTTTTCACTTTCTATCAAGCCAGTCTAGCTTAGCTATATGCATACATCAACACATGCTTTCCCTTTCTGTCAACAGCATCACATGAATCATAGAAATTGACCTCACTTCAAGGCAAGGACCAGCTAGAGTACCTGCTAGCTAGCTGTTGCTGCTGTGTGAAATTTAAAGCTAGGCTTCCTGAACTTTTGCATACAAGTCACCGGTGTACTCACGCACTAAACTTGGTCAAGGCATTTTGTTCCGCCGTGTAGGAAATAGAGATTGCCTTCAGGATGATTTGTTCAGCTAGAGAAGATCTTGCAAAAAGTAATAAATTTTGGATAATTTTGTCGACCTAGTTTTGTCTATCCACGGACATACATGTTTTATTACTCCCAACAATCACAAATATTTGACGTTTTGGATAAAATCCagtaaatattttagaaattttactatcaataaattttaaaatatttagtttaaaacaTTTAGTCTTGACAAATAGCAGTCAATGATATACATTAGAGATTTGTAATATCCAAAATGCAAGTATTTTTTACTGGAGGGAGTAATTTGATGTCGGTGGAGCTACTTAGCAGTAAGAATAATATATCTATTTCGAAAGTTTATGATTACTATTTCTCATAGCTGCACATTCCGAGTGAGAAATTAAAGTATGTCATTTTGGAGAATATTTGCAGCCCAAAATTTCAAATTTCGACTGTAATTATATCCATGATCTCCTTGAGCAAAAGTGCGTGACCAAGGTCTTCTCTAAGTCACCGGTTAGTTGATGGACCCACATGATTTATCAAGTGCGTTCAGGCATGTCCACTTCGTGCAGACAATTTTCAGTCTGGGTCCGTATTCATTGGCATACACGTTGTGCCTGCACTCCGGCCACATCCGACATAAAAAGGGAAATGGAGAAAAATAGAAACCAAGTCTAACAATAAATTGTTTCCCCCCACACTGGGTGACTGGGGTCAGTGTTAAGTTAACTATTTTATTTGTGTGGATCACAACAAAATCGATGAGGATCCCGTCCCTCTTGATGAGTTTGCAAGCTAGAATAGAATAGAATAGTTCTTTTAGTGCTGTTAAGGATTTGCATCACCCGGATGTATATACTTCCGCTCTAATAGTTGTTAAGAAATAAGTATGTATATCTTAAAAATTAGTATATACATCttagaaaatagtatatatatacatataaaaagtagtatatattttagttataATAGGATCAACTATGGATCAAACCATGAGTTTTAGAATGATGTCGACCCAAAGGAGTGAGAGCTCAAATATGATGGTTAAGAATTACTTCGACGATAAGCAAACTGCTTTGTACAGATTTACAAAGCCAATGCTATGCATTCAACAACGTCGAGGGCTGCGGAGGGGAAAGAAACATATTGTGGAATGGTAAATGTATTGATCATAATTGTTTCCTTTTTTAGtacattatattacaaatatttcGATATAGTTTTACTCATTTATTAACCGCAACATCTGGACCTTGATAGAGCGCTGTTTATTTAGAAAATTGCTGGCCATTTGTGGAACAACCTGAGAGATTGTATACAAGGCAAATATTTGAAGACTTAAAGAGAGATATGGCAGCAATTACAATCGATAGTGACCTTACAAAGGGGGAAAAATAACTATCTCATTTCACATACTAGTAGATGTAAGAGAATATCTTACGATCAACATAAGTTTGAAGTTTGTATTGACATTGATAATGAAGAATTTAGATGTGAATGTAGAGCTTGGGAGCATACCAGTAAGTTTGTATGATTTATTATCAATTGTATTTTCAATTATCatttaaaacaaaaataataaaattttcCAACAATTTTAGGTATTTTTTCATACATTTACTGCACGTGTTCATGCATTGTCAAGTCGAGTGTATACTAAAGTATGTGCTCAGAAGGTACATCAGGAATGCTAGAAAAGAAAATTCATATGACACATGATGAGAGGCGCGAGGGGTTAGATGGTAAAACGGAGCGTCTACGTCATAACAATTTGCTAACATAGGCATTAGCATGTGTCCAAGGAGGTATCAGATCAAAAGCAGCTAATGACAGAGCTACTAATGTTCTATTGGCGCTCCAAAAATAGCTTGACAAAATTCCTAAAGATacaatgcaaaactcaacatCAGTTTCTGGTGGAAGTAATGATGTTGCAGATCGTGTTGAGGAAAATCAGATGGCTTCAAATGTGGTGCAAAAAACCCTTACTTCCAGAATTCACCCTCCAACAGATGTTATCAGCCGAGTACCACATCCCAAAACAAAGACTAAGGGGCGAACAATGGAAAAAGGTGAGGTGCAAAGTTTGGGTGCAAAATGTCCTAAATTATGCATTCGAAATTGTGGTAGTTGTAGAGTAGCAATAGGCCACAACACCGCAAGCTGCtctcaaaatccaaaaaaaaaaaatcgagagAATTGCTAAGCTTGCAGAGGTTAGTaaacactacttaaaaaactatttttaaggAGAGTCATAACCTATTTTTACAGGTATTTATCGCACCCGTCTATAATCGAAGGTCGGTGAAAATGGATGATTTTCTATATACGCAAAATAGATCATATGTGGAATAGATTACCATAGACGGTTCATTTAAGGAGAAGTATGTGAAAACCTACTATCATAGTCGGTTCATTTAAGAAACCTGTATGTGgtaatttctatttttatagGCGGTTCTTTAAGCTGACTGCCTATAATAATCGGTCCTTGAGGTCGGGCACCCCCGCGGTAGCGCCGTCACAAACTACAAGTCATGCGATTTTTCGTGTGAAATACGCATACGTGCTGTTTTTTGCACTCGAACCCGAAAACTTTTAGCTCGCGCGAACCCTCTTTACCATCCTACCACAAAACTATTAGTGATAcaaatagcatatgcaatcctttatatatcttctatctgaaatcttaaatgattatttgaatatctaaatgacttcaaatgaaaaacttttcaactaaaaagttgtagatctcgtcgagggctataactttgtagttgaaaatattttcaattaaaatgattatttacacatctaaatgacttcaaatgaagaaaaaaatcaactacaaagagTTAGATCTCGTCAAAGGCTATAATTttcctataatttttttcttatccgactttatatgaaaaagttataaaaaaaatttatgtaaATCGCCtttaaaaatgatattttacaCGACGGTTTTTTATACgaaccgtctgtaataataATCAATTATCACATATGGTCTAAATAAGAAATCGTCTGTGGAAAAAAACAGACGATCCGTAACCGTGAAGATCCTGGTAACTTCTCATACAGTTTTTCAAATGAAACATCGGTGTAAAGTCACCCTAGATGTCTTGAAAAAAGTTGTAGCAGTGAAAAGAGGGAGGTCCAAGGTAGtggaacaaaagaagaaaaaaataacctATAAAAGCATATCTTAATGTGTGTGTAAAAGATGAAGAAGCATATCTCAATGCATATGTGTAATGTTTCTATAGCATCACATGCCATAGCTCTGCGGTTGCACGCCCTGCATGCATGTGGTGTGCCTGCGGCATGCATCTTGTTGTGCTTGTGGGAGTTTGGGGTTCCACGTCACAGACACCACGCGTTCCCCTGCTTGACGGACAACCCGTCGctttttttgttatttataaTCCCACGTGCCTAATTACTGGCTGCCCTCGTGCGTGATGCACGATGCACGGCTGTGTACTCCACTGTAGGTTAATTAATGCATGCACTAAGCAATGTTAATCTATCTGGTTAGGACACTCCCAATACACGATGGTTACATAACATCTAATCATAAATATTTGTCGTTTTGATTAGGATCTAGTTAAATTTTTAAGATTTTGATTGTAagtagcttttaaaatatttagtttaaaaatataaaatcacacgtatagatttatcttgaaaaatattttcataatattatatttttattagatattataattatattctaataaaaatataatagtcAAAGTTGTACATTAAAACCGTGAAAAGTTAAAAGCGACacgtatttatgaccggagggagtagttATTTCTTAGATGAGAGataataaacaaaaaatactcTCCCTGCctcaaaatagatgatgttttaGCCTCTTATATAATGttcaaaatatatgatgtttatATGTTAAGAAGCAATCTTCCCAATACATAAGGCCACTCTCAATGCCATATTTCTTAGGTGATGTCTAAGAGAAGAGAAAGAGTAAAAAATTGTTGTTAAAAAATAGGGTTCcaatacatgtatatgtgttgctAGTTTTTTCAAGTCTACTAAGGCAATTAATTGTGTTACAGTTATTTAGGATTGTTCAAAGAGCTAGTTTCTTTCATAAAAACTAAGCTATTCCTCTCCATTTTTTTAAATTGCTTGCCACATCAGTTTTTTTGCCTACCTGGACCCTTAATTAATGTCTAAAAATCTAACACTGGGAGATGCATAATACATATAACTTGTGTCTAGAGAGCTTTGTTTAACCAATATATAAATACGAGAACACGTATCATGGACACTAACTTTCTCTTAATGCATatttcactactataaaaagggTCATTCCTACCCCCTTTCACTGCTAGTACAGTAataactagcagtgataatatATCTTTGTCGATTCATAAGCTCTATGCATATATAAAAAGCCGAGCCAGCAAGAACCGACAGTGCTACATCACTACCTGTCTGTAacaaaaaccgacagtgatattcaaattatcactgccagtttttaaAAAGATGTGCCTTTAATAACCGATAGTAGTAAATATTTATCTCTATTGGTTCGTATtacaaactggtagtgataatgtTTATAAGTGCTAGTTCAAAATCAAAATCGACAGAGCAATAATTGACGAATATGAACCAACagtgttaattattatcactgtcgatttgtattccaaactggcaatgataattcttctataaatagagccggTCTCCCTAAGCTGCCCCCGTATCACTTCTCTTCCAATCTCACAAAGCCGCTCCCGAGGGGTAGTGGCGGTCGAAGTGGAGCAATGGTCATCGTCTCCACTGTGGTGACCTCTCCCCCTTGTGCCTGGCTTCCACATGCCCTCCGAGCCATAGCCACCTCGCGACCGTCCGAGCCCCCTCATGACCACCATCCGTCGAGCCCATTGTGTGCTCTCAATCTCAAGAAACCGCTCCCAAGAGGTAGTGGCAGTCAAAGTGGAGCGGTGGTCACTATCTCCACTGCGGCTGCCTCTACCCCTTTGATGCGGACATCCCAGCCAATCATGTAAACCAAGATGCTTCACCCCCAGTCCACGGACCGATTACACGAGGCCGCTCCAAAAagatacaacaagaggtgaTTTTGCTTCTTACTGAGTTGAACTTTAATAAtgatgagaattttatactacctaaatATTGTACATTTGTTTTGCTAAGGTTTACACCTGAAGAGAAGGACATTTCTCTGGATGCAAAGGGTTATGAGCAGTGCCGCATGATCCTCGACAAGCTTCGAGCAGCTCCATGTgatcctcgaccaactccgagtagcATCGcctgctcctcgaccagctctgagcaaCGCCACGTAATCCTCGACTAGCCTTGAGCAGTGCCACGAGATCCTCAAAAACGaagaagagacaacgaccacgAAGAGCAAGTGGACGATCTCGTTGACCACCTCatcgatgacgatgaggaggcCCCGACCGCCTCCACAACCTTTAACACTCTTAGTCTTGTGACAACTGCTTCAACTTCCATGAGTCACGTGACCAAGCCTGTGATGATTCAGCATGCAtaatacacatggttggaaagataatcaaTTCTACTTCCATATTCAACaaataaatcctcattttgacTTCCCAATAAAGAGTAATGGCCAGTTTACTGAAGATCGCCAAAAGCTGAATAAGCTGCGCAAGGCTCCTCGATTTTAGACCTTTCAGCTAACTTATCTTCAAATAAACTTAAGCAACCTTTTACACCTAGGtaggagggttgttcctagtataaataacCCTTGTATCACTGTTATAGGTAGACTTTGGATAATAAAAAAACCCCCCTTATTTAGCGGTGTGCTAACAATTTTAGAGAGAATGATCTTTACACCTTTGCTCTTGTAGTTTCCTTATTGAATTACGTAAGTGGATGTTCAACATCTCCCAACTGGTGCTCCTGTTCCGTTTGGTTGtaggttttgttggttggtAACTtagagtgtggttgggcgaatccttgATTCAGGTTGTTGGTTAAAGATGGTGGTTGGTTTCGAGTTTTATTTGCCAAGTTGCACTGTTATTCAGCTGCTTGCAGCTAGTTATCTAGCTTCTTTGAAACTAGTTATCTTGTTGTGATCCTACatcgtgaagatcgggacacCCTCCGTATCATAGGGTATTAGAGCCTCTATTGCCACGGTAGGATCGTTTACCGCTATCTACATATATTTTATGTTCGTTCTATCCACTAgaaagctaaaaaaaaattgtcatagCCCTTTATTTTTGCATCTGTAATTTTGGTGAGTTTAGTTAAGTTTCTATCCATTAGAGTCTTTGTTTTAGTTGTTGATGATCCATTCTTCGTGTGTCCTTTGTGCCATTCTATATTTTTTGCATCGTTTCATATCTCTATgtgaatataaaaaaaaagtcataacCCAAGTTCATCCTTTGCAAAAACTTTGAACCCATCAAATTCTAGCTGTTGATTGTGTTGGGTTTTATCTTCTATCTGTGCTAGTCATATATCTAGGTATTGTGGTGTTAGAGTTAAAAAAAGGTGtcaaaaaagagagaatgaaattttctgaaaaaaaagaaagaaagagagattgGCAAAGAAGTGAGAAAGGTCGGTTCAAATAAGTGCGTAAACCTTGAATCGAGTTGTGCAATCAGTCGTAATTCTTTTGTCGAAGTGTGCAGAATGTAAGTCGTCCCTCAAGTGCGCAATCAGTTTGCTATCATTTCTTTGGTGCAAAATTTTTGCTTCAGTTTGATTGCAATACTTGCATCCCGGGAATACTCCTTGTTTGCATCAAATCTGAATTTTCTTTGTGCGTGAGTTGATCCATGTACTacattcatatcttgtgatcaGTACTAGGCATTGAATCTCTAGTTTGGATTGTTACTTAGCTTTACAATAACTAGAATTTAAGATTGCTCCTTGTGCACCAAAATCCCTACCAAGCACCACAAACAAGCCACCGTAAATGAAAAACTAGTCGTGTATTCGCTTAACCATCACTTTTACCACCACATGTTACTTCTATAATCTGTAGGGAAAACATAAGAGCTTGGGTTGGTAAGAGACGGTGAGGTTGTGTGATTTCACACATTGTCCTATTCCACATATATTTCTACTCGAGTATCACTAACCGTGCAGGAAAGATGGCGATTAATCTGGAGAAATGTGTGTCTCTTTCTCAATTCAATGAGCTGAAGCAAAGCTTGGAGGAGAAATTGGAGAGGAGTTCACAAGATATGCATACCCTCATGAATCTTGTTCGTGGTCATCAATAAGGCTTTGATGGTGAAAGTAATCAATACGAGGAAATTGATGAAACCGATGCTGAAGCTGTTGCCTGGCGTGCAAGATGAC is part of the Phragmites australis chromosome 12, lpPhrAust1.1, whole genome shotgun sequence genome and harbors:
- the LOC133887009 gene encoding MYB transcription factor 69-like, translating into MGRPPCCDKVGIKKGPWTPEEDIILVSYIQEHGPGNWRSVPINTGLMRCSKSCRLRWTNYLRPGIRRGNFTPNEEGIIIHLQSLLGNRWAAIASYLPQRTDNDIKNYWNTHLKKKLKKHQAIGAIFAPPPSSHLSTTLPTAADHVNHHHHLITTTAVSNDSNVRAAGSNPAEVTQLIARRSPFAAPASLDASSSSSSYASSMDNISKLLNGFMKSSPPQNDVADIKPSAAEVNPLLSFEHMPGSALPAFANVLLPQPVLMEHGSYHEPEQQQQQAQAAPLSSIEKWLLDETAEQVVDLMDLSDGCCSVPMMF